CCCTTGCCGCTGTTGGAGTCGGCGTTCGGCGGTGTAGAAATCGTCGGGTACAGACCTAAACAGCTGGGGCCAACAGTACCACATGTGGTGCAAAAGAAGTTAGAGAAGCCGGAACCACCTAAACCTGCTCTGTACAGTGTTGTATCAGAGTTCCGTCATTTGACCGACATTACCTCCCTTGTACCGACGGAAGATGTCTACAGTTGGATCAGTAACGAGGAGAAGAAGGAAGTGGTTCTACTGGACAGGGCCGGGGACGTCAAACAAACCACGGGGCTTAGTCTTCACATCCGTGATATTTGTACGTCTCCTATCACAAACAATCTGTGGTGCTGTAGCGAGTACGATTACAGCGTACGTGAGATGACCACTCCCACCAACACAGAAGTTCGGCTCAACTTCCCGTTTGTCCCGCGTGCACTAGCTCTCACTCACAATGAAGATGTAGTTGTTGGCACATTCAGGAAAGTGTGTGTCTACAACATGGAGGGCGAAGAGCAGTTTATGGCATCTGCTGACAAACTTGGACGACAGATTGTCGCTTCTCCCCAACACATCAGTGTGTGTCCCACCTCGGGCAATGTTGCTGTAGTCGACTGGGACGAACAGTCACACGACGGAAACGGCAGTCCTTGTGTGACTGTTCTGACCTCTGACCTTCAGCTACTGTTTCAGTACCGTGGTCCACAGACAAGAGCGTTAAGGTCAGGGAAATCAAGAGCATCATCAACAAGGAAAAACAAGAAAGAACCTCCGCCATCATTCTGGCCGACGGATGCGTGCTATGATGCTGCCGGGCAACTATTCATAGCAGAGAGGACCAGCAAGTCAGTCCAAATGGTCAGCAATGACGGCACATTCATGAGAAACCTCTACACTGACCAAGAATTCAGCCCCAAGACAGTCGGTGTACAGACAGGCGGATTTTTGTGGATCGGCTTCGACTTTGGAATTGTAAAGGTCATCAAGTACAAACAGTAAGACATGGTAGGGGTTAAAGGTCAGTATGAATTTGAATAAAAGTTCAAAAGGTCACAGTCATCTACTTCAGGCTCCAACAATGAGCAGGTTTTTCTGTAATGAGTATTATAAGAAGATAAGAAATAACTTACCTGAAGGACTTTGCTGGGGAACTCGAGATCTTTGAGATCGATGTGATAGTTCTCCATGATGTAAAAGGCTGTTGACCACATGGTCAGCATGTAGTTCTGGCTGGTGATGCAGGTCCTGTAACAGAACACACAACAGTTGTAATGTTTTACAAAAACACAAGGACAGTAGCTATTATGTGCTTAAAGTATCTGTCATTCTTCTACCAGTCTGATCTTATCAATGTTTAATCATAAAACATATCCTATGTTTAAAAGTAATGCTCGCTCATCATCCCCGTAACAAATTTCTTAACATTATAGGGAATACTTTTTACCTGTATGTTTTGTAATTACATGATTGGTGGATCATTCCATGATATCCaggtgtgtactttgtgttttAATCAATATAAGGAAAGAGGAATACCTGTTTAATATGTTCAATGTGTTATGACATAAGTGACACAATAAAACaagatacaatgtacaatacATCACAATAATACTACAAATAGTTACTGTTGTGTCCTCTGACGAGTTCTTATTTAATGATGGTAGAGAATCAAATGACAATAAAATTGGATGTTAGACCAAGAAAATGTATTCACCAATTtctctttaaagatgctccacctccgacagagcataaacaatattcatcaatttaacaataattggtgttaaatcgtgttatgtatgtgtctaattaacacaaaaaataatataacataatttattttgcttttggtgcatgtgcaatcagtacttcattccatataggacatagtgtcacagaatttttcaggatgcaattaattattttcaatatatttgtcttgaagtaaaattagaagctcaaacttttcaatggcaataatggtgtaaagtaagaaacttttgtaactgaaaaaaatactaatttgtcttctcctgtttttgatagcaaaATAATGCCATCAGTCAGCTGTTGGGGCATCTTTAAGCagattattgatatttttgttaaaggaaatgttgaaaTGATGAACTCAGTAGTCAACTTTTTTTATAACCAAAATCAATTCTACCGACAGTGTTACTGGACGTGAGGATATCAGATTACTTACTGGCTGACTGTTGATAAATTTCGGAGAAGAAAGTCTGTCGCTAAGGGGACGAGTAGTTTAGTCACATCCTGTATTCCTGCCTCCAATAGATAAAGAGTTCCATGTAAAGCGCCGATACGGCTGGGCAGGTGTGGACTACGAAAGCCAGCGTCAATGATCTTCATCAACTTTTCGGTTGTAGAATTGTCCTAAAGGAACAATTCAATGTTCATTAGCTACACAATGGAATCTGTTACTCATTTTAGAAATTATATCTAAAGATAACAAAAAACTTCACAAAATACATGTTTCAGTAAATAAGACTATAAACAAATTTACTAATTAATAATAGTGTTAAAATAATGTCAATAGATTAGATTGTATAAAAAGGCAGTCAAGGTAATCCATTTTCACACATTTAGTAGGCCTTCATTACAGCATGAAacaggcaaaatatgagtactctgggccttacagttattgagaagaaaaaacattcaaagattttagccttttttacccttgtgaccttgacagtaggtcaaagtcattcatctTCATAACTTTGGTAActctttatcccagcatgctacaggccaaatataagtACTCTGAGCCTTAcagttattgagaagtcgttcaaacaaagatttaagcctatttaacccctgtgaccttgaaagtaggtctaggtcattaattttcac
This genomic window from Argopecten irradians isolate NY chromosome 11, Ai_NY, whole genome shotgun sequence contains:
- the LOC138335432 gene encoding uncharacterized protein; this translates as MSIKKPLDPGQEAVSLCQHHPREELCYSCSDCDGSLACPECVTSTHQGHTLVKLKNTPDFVWKKLIEHYIQKAEKFEIPKILKELKFAEGKLEQNRKHYQELIGVVQQRGEELKEAIDRITMRHVNTITEVAKENTVYIEYYQGELHSLHTEIIYALRKCHQANDTEDFSVVLDSEKIIRAGLKLPRVPITQTTKYRMGPSPLPLLESAFGGVEIVGYRPKQLGPTVPHVVQKKLEKPEPPKPALYSVVSEFRHLTDITSLVPTEDVYSWISNEEKKEVVLLDRAGDVKQTTGLSLHIRDICTSPITNNLWCCSEYDYSVREMTTPTNTEVRLNFPFVPRALALTHNEDVVVGTFRKVCVYNMEGEEQFMASADKLGRQIVASPQHISVCPTSGNVAVVDWDEQSHDGNGSPCVTVLTSDLQLLFQYRGPQTRALRSGKSRASSTRKNKKEPPPSFWPTDACYDAAGQLFIAERTSKSVQMVSNDGTFMRNLYTDQEFSPKTVGVQTGGFLWIGFDFGIVKVIKYKQ